Proteins from a genomic interval of Collinsella sp. zg1085:
- a CDS encoding HD domain-containing protein: protein MTKQKRFCKRAQSVTHARASEVRAVAAELERTGRFGLTRNFIQHGTVSVYAHVISVAMRSLAFADVLRRLHIKVDRPSLIRGALLHDYFLYDWHDPDPAHKIHGFTHPFIALARAREDFQLSHCEETIIKRHMFPLVPIPPSCREAWIVCIADKICALHETIAARSPFRAKTRQRCVVSANTASPKRQSDRNTR from the coding sequence GTGACAAAGCAAAAGCGGTTTTGCAAACGGGCGCAATCAGTAACGCATGCCCGTGCCAGCGAAGTGCGCGCCGTAGCTGCTGAACTTGAGCGCACGGGTCGTTTTGGACTTACGAGAAATTTTATTCAGCACGGCACAGTGAGTGTCTATGCCCATGTCATAAGCGTTGCCATGCGTTCGCTCGCCTTTGCAGACGTGCTCAGACGCTTGCATATTAAGGTGGATAGACCATCGCTCATTCGGGGTGCTTTGCTGCACGATTATTTTTTATACGATTGGCACGACCCCGACCCTGCGCATAAAATTCATGGTTTTACGCATCCCTTTATTGCACTTGCGCGAGCCCGCGAGGATTTTCAGCTAAGCCATTGTGAAGAAACCATTATTAAGCGCCATATGTTTCCGTTGGTGCCCATTCCACCAAGTTGCCGGGAAGCTTGGATTGTATGCATTGCCGACAAAATCTGTGCCCTGCATGAAACAATCGCTGCTCGAAGCCCTTTTCGCGCTAAGACGCGCCAACGCTGTGTTGTAAGCGCCAACACAGCTTCTCCCAAGCGCCAATCAGATAGAAATACGAGGTAG
- a CDS encoding dCMP deaminase family protein produces MPSKRTDVISWDEFFMRVAIAAQLRSKDPNTQVGACIASTNNRILSVGYNGTPSALNDDDFPWGTSDDPLEDKHNYVVHAEANAILNYRGSLRDFEGATVYVTLFPCHDCAKMLAQVGIGQVVYLDNKYADTDSCRISRRILDSCGISYRHVGIEF; encoded by the coding sequence ATGCCCAGCAAGCGAACCGATGTAATTAGTTGGGACGAGTTTTTTATGCGCGTTGCCATTGCGGCACAACTGCGTAGCAAGGACCCCAATACGCAGGTGGGAGCCTGTATTGCAAGCACCAATAACCGTATTTTGTCGGTTGGTTATAACGGAACGCCCTCTGCGCTTAACGACGACGATTTTCCTTGGGGTACCAGTGATGACCCGCTTGAAGATAAGCACAACTACGTCGTACATGCTGAAGCTAATGCGATTTTGAACTATCGAGGCTCATTGCGTGATTTTGAGGGTGCAACGGTTTATGTCACGCTCTTTCCGTGCCACGATTGCGCCAAGATGCTGGCACAGGTGGGCATTGGGCAGGTTGTCTACCTCGACAACAAGTACGCCGACACCGATTCGTGCCGCATCTCACGGCGTATTTTAGATTCGTGCGGCATTAGCTATCGCCATGTTGGCATTGAGTTCTAG
- a CDS encoding ZIP family metal transporter, producing MFGAHLGEALWLATLGCGFTWLLTTAGSAVVFFLRSDKELTHHIFLGFAAGVMIAASMWSLLEPSIQQAEEMGQVPWVPAAGGFLLGVAFLIVLDSLLPHLHPDSDEPEGIKTSWKRTTLLVSAVTLHNIPEGMSVGLLFAMAAQAPTGQREGFLGMAFALAIGIGLQNFPEGAAVSLPLAREGMSRTRAFIMGSLSGIVEPIFGIAVVLASGWIQPFMPWMLSFAAGAMIYVVVEELIPEAHLGEHSNIGTLGVIAGFVIMMVLDVALG from the coding sequence ATGTTTGGGGCACATTTGGGCGAAGCCTTGTGGCTTGCTACCTTGGGCTGTGGTTTTACGTGGCTTTTGACAACAGCTGGCTCAGCAGTTGTTTTCTTTTTAAGGTCAGATAAGGAGCTCACCCATCATATCTTTTTGGGATTTGCTGCGGGAGTCATGATTGCGGCAAGCATGTGGTCGCTGCTTGAGCCCTCAATTCAGCAGGCAGAAGAAATGGGTCAAGTACCTTGGGTGCCCGCGGCAGGTGGCTTTTTGTTGGGCGTAGCATTTTTGATTGTATTAGATTCGCTGCTACCTCATCTACATCCTGACTCCGACGAGCCAGAAGGTATTAAAACCTCGTGGAAACGCACCACACTTCTGGTTTCGGCAGTGACCTTGCATAATATTCCTGAGGGTATGAGTGTGGGTTTGCTGTTTGCTATGGCAGCGCAAGCACCAACAGGACAGCGCGAGGGCTTTCTTGGCATGGCGTTTGCACTAGCTATTGGTATTGGCTTACAAAACTTCCCTGAAGGTGCAGCGGTTTCGCTGCCTCTGGCGCGCGAAGGAATGAGCCGAACACGTGCGTTTATTATGGGTAGTCTGTCAGGTATCGTCGAGCCTATTTTTGGCATCGCGGTAGTGCTGGCATCGGGTTGGATTCAGCCGTTTATGCCGTGGATGCTCTCTTTTGCCGCAGGGGCTATGATTTACGTGGTAGTTGAGGAGTTAATCCCTGAGGCACACCTGGGTGAACATAGCAACATTGGCACCTTGGGGGTTATTGCGGGCTTCGTTATCATGATGGTGCTTGATGTAGCACTGGGTTAA
- the lgt gene encoding prolipoprotein diacylglyceryl transferase: MLNDLYHALDPVAFSAGPITIYWYGIAYMVGAIITGVVMYRTQKRWKLDIAVDDIWVVITCVVIGLIVGARIFYLVFYGRGLEFYLQNPFEIIALQHGGMSFHGGLVGGTIGGFLATRWVGLAPGTIADLVACGVPLALALGRFANFVNGELWGKPTDLPWGVVFGGDAGMMPRHPSQLYEGALEGLVLFAVLYVLSRKRPLLPQGSFMGIFILGYGIARILVEFVRVPDAQLGYLVGDIVTMGQILSIPLLIIGVGLIIIAQRAKLPQQGHVGEV, translated from the coding sequence ATGCTTAATGACCTTTATCACGCTCTTGACCCCGTCGCTTTCTCGGCAGGTCCTATCACTATCTATTGGTATGGCATTGCCTATATGGTGGGTGCGATTATTACGGGTGTGGTGATGTATCGCACGCAAAAACGGTGGAAGCTGGATATTGCAGTTGATGACATCTGGGTGGTCATTACCTGCGTGGTGATTGGGCTAATTGTAGGAGCGCGCATCTTCTATCTGGTCTTTTATGGGCGCGGTCTTGAGTTTTATCTCCAAAACCCGTTTGAAATTATTGCTTTACAGCATGGCGGCATGAGTTTTCACGGTGGCTTGGTGGGTGGAACTATTGGGGGCTTTCTGGCAACTCGTTGGGTGGGCCTTGCACCGGGGACAATCGCAGATTTGGTAGCTTGCGGGGTTCCGCTTGCATTGGCGCTGGGGCGTTTTGCAAACTTTGTTAATGGTGAGCTTTGGGGCAAGCCAACTGATTTGCCGTGGGGTGTGGTCTTTGGTGGAGATGCTGGTATGATGCCGCGGCATCCTAGTCAGCTGTACGAAGGCGCGCTTGAGGGGCTTGTGCTGTTTGCTGTGTTGTATGTGCTCAGTCGTAAGCGCCCTTTGTTGCCACAAGGGTCTTTTATGGGCATCTTTATTCTGGGCTATGGCATTGCGCGTATTCTTGTTGAGTTTGTTCGTGTGCCCGATGCACAGCTAGGCTATCTTGTCGGTGATATTGTTACCATGGGTCAAATTTTAAGCATCCCACTACTCATAATTGGAGTGGGTCTAATTATTATTGCTCAGCGAGCAAAGCTACCTCAGCAAGGGCACGTGGGAGAGGTCTAG
- a CDS encoding putative ABC transporter permease, which yields MYRLVLASTAVTLDTTPLSGLVLSFFLYSFIGWAWESSVCALANRGHFANSGFLLGPYCPIYGVGGTACWLLLRGIESNFILFLTSAVLCCALEYVAAVMLEHFTHARFWDYSDFPLNIQGRICLYGALLFGAGAVLICRVVQPLFLYTLEGGSPYIVITFTLLLTGVLVIDMLFSIASWKRLSSQLEQLRGGIAERIDDELAAMSESLGELMPDSLRNQAASLQSRGQAANGWLCSMSDTVLDMLRDTFDMELKLSEDGLIAALMRLGKEVSAPRSVKLWLSRRELRFFNAFSHLRLLPYEGVIRLTGLTERARSFFQRKKAVPPARSEAQELEHSDASDALAARGDASDNLKTSK from the coding sequence ATGTATCGCTTGGTATTGGCAAGCACTGCCGTAACGCTTGATACGACTCCACTCTCAGGGCTTGTGCTGTCATTTTTTCTGTACTCGTTTATTGGTTGGGCATGGGAGTCTAGTGTTTGCGCGCTTGCTAATCGTGGGCATTTTGCAAACAGTGGGTTTTTGTTGGGACCTTATTGCCCCATCTATGGTGTGGGCGGTACAGCATGTTGGCTCTTGCTTCGGGGCATTGAAAGCAATTTTATTCTCTTTCTTACATCTGCTGTGCTGTGTTGCGCCTTAGAGTATGTTGCGGCGGTAATGCTTGAGCACTTCACTCATGCGCGGTTTTGGGATTATTCAGACTTTCCGCTTAACATTCAGGGTCGCATTTGTTTATACGGTGCACTTTTGTTTGGTGCTGGAGCCGTACTTATTTGCCGAGTTGTTCAGCCGTTGTTTCTATATACGCTTGAAGGCGGCTCACCCTATATCGTTATCACGTTCACGCTACTTTTAACGGGCGTTCTGGTGATAGATATGCTGTTTTCAATTGCAAGCTGGAAGCGACTATCGAGCCAGCTTGAGCAACTGAGAGGCGGCATTGCTGAGCGCATCGATGATGAGTTGGCAGCTATGTCTGAGAGCTTGGGTGAGCTTATGCCTGATAGTTTGCGCAATCAAGCGGCATCGTTGCAGTCACGCGGGCAGGCGGCAAATGGCTGGCTGTGTAGCATGTCAGATACGGTTTTAGATATGCTGCGCGATACCTTTGATATGGAGCTAAAACTGAGTGAAGATGGCTTAATTGCAGCCTTGATGCGTCTTGGCAAAGAAGTTAGTGCTCCTCGGTCGGTAAAACTCTGGTTGTCGCGCCGCGAGCTGAGATTCTTTAATGCCTTTTCGCATTTGCGTCTGTTGCCCTATGAAGGCGTTATTCGTCTAACTGGACTAACAGAACGTGCCCGAAGCTTTTTTCAGCGAAAAAAAGCAGTGCCGCCTGCGCGCAGTGAGGCTCAAGAGCTTGAGCATTCAGATGCTTCTGATGCATTAGCCGCGCGAGGCGATGCGTCCGACAACTTGAAAACAAGTAAGTAA
- a CDS encoding acyl-CoA dehydratase activase-related protein, translating to MTEIIQNAASMDTSHKSQLHPTPKSCASAPSSSAEGALWFPERNHGVLHLGIDVGSTTVKVAVLNEASEIVYAKYQRHHTDVRACARELFVGASSYLPHTKMTAAITGSGGMLLSSWLSLEFVQEVIASKRAVETMIPQTDVAIELGGEDAKIIYFDTGIEQRMNGTCAGGTGAFIDQMAALLQTDASGINELARHASTIYPIASRCGVFAKTDVQPLLNEGARPEDVAASIFQAVVTQTISGLACGRPIRGHVAFLGGPLQYLSELRRRFYLTLDLDEEHRIVPEHAHLFVASGAAMAHESEKHISFEELIAGIDELGSTQGSEVARLAPLFATPADQAAFTARHNQEVVPREDVSTYTGKRVFIGLDAGSTTMKAAMVGEQGQLLHTWYGSNNGDILGTAKAIMADFYAHLPQGTSIGHVTTTGYGEALLIEALQADSGEIETVAHLRGAKAFLPGVQFILDIGGQDMKCLRVRDGVIEHIMLNEACSSGCGSFIESFAVSMNMDVRAFAAAALGATAPVDLGSRCTVFMNSRVKQAQKEGATVGDIAAGLSYSVIKNALFKVIKLRDPKDIGTQVIVQGGTFMSDATLRAFELLTGVDAVRPDIAGCMGAYGAALLARDRAGATGVSRILSAEDISYLTARQRHTRCGLCANNCQLTINDFGQGRRFITGNRCEKGAGIKRKKSQAPNLFAQKNKLIFDRAVLDESEAIRGTVGIPRALNLYENYPFWHTFFTRLGFRVVLSDPSTKKLYESGIESMPSESVCYPAKLSHGHIMNLIAKDPDFIWMPCVRWERKEDGTAGNCYNCPIVMSYPTALGLNIDEIAQQNIEFLYPFVPYHDKVELKRRLYEILVLDRSADAEQGRGRVTGPALTRSEINAAVNAAFEEDAAFHKRMQIMGEETVKWIEDNGGHGIVLAGRPYHNDPEINHSLPELISSFGFAVLTEDSIAHLIKPERPIRVVDQWMYHSRLYAAARFVTMRDDLDLIQMNSFGCGLDALTTDQVQEILEASGKIYTVLKIDEVSNLGAARIRIRSLMAALKDQAAERREAAARAGQPFEQSSAAPIVASDDAPAFATHRYALRPQRRAHTAAVEKVPFTQEMKDAGYTILCPQMAPIHFDLVKEVFCAAGYNFELLPSTDRGAVEAGLRYVNNDICYPSILVTGQIMEAIESGKYDLSKTAVVISQTGGGCRATNYIALIRKALRDAGHPEIPVISLAAVKLDEHNPGFKLTVPMLKAAVYCILFGDLMMQMLYRCRPYEAVPGAVNALYERFMDKARIQAPHFTRRSFTQLARAAIQAFDTMELIDEGSKPRVGVVGEILVKFHPTANNHVVEIIEAEGCEAVVPGLLDFFLYTMSNAELQKDELGSTRAERTAMKSVLNLVDWMRRPVEGLLEESQRFERPESIQAMAKKAGRVLSLCNNMGEGWLLTAEMLDLIEHGAPNIICTQPFACLPNHVVGKAVIKELRRQHPESNIVAVDYDPGASEANQLNRIKLMISVAKENLRAGRGFTMQAIKPLKRDEVSACFRPGHQGDSYQRSNEDACGGGCSGINEAAIAQVAARLSAGVGKK from the coding sequence ATGACAGAAATAATCCAAAATGCCGCATCAATGGATACGTCTCACAAAAGCCAGCTACACCCCACACCTAAATCATGCGCATCAGCGCCCTCATCGTCTGCAGAGGGCGCTCTGTGGTTTCCAGAGCGAAATCACGGCGTGTTGCATCTTGGAATTGACGTAGGTTCTACTACCGTTAAAGTGGCGGTGCTCAACGAGGCAAGCGAGATTGTTTATGCAAAATACCAGCGCCATCACACTGACGTGAGAGCATGTGCACGTGAGTTATTTGTTGGTGCTTCCTCATATTTGCCGCATACCAAGATGACAGCAGCCATCACAGGGTCAGGTGGCATGTTGTTATCAAGCTGGTTGTCACTCGAGTTTGTACAAGAGGTCATTGCCAGTAAACGCGCAGTTGAAACAATGATTCCTCAGACCGATGTAGCCATTGAGCTTGGCGGCGAAGACGCTAAGATAATCTATTTTGATACCGGCATTGAACAGCGTATGAATGGCACCTGCGCGGGTGGTACCGGCGCGTTTATTGACCAGATGGCTGCTCTTTTGCAAACGGATGCAAGCGGCATCAATGAGCTGGCGCGGCATGCATCAACCATTTATCCCATTGCAAGCCGCTGTGGGGTCTTTGCAAAAACTGACGTTCAGCCACTGCTTAATGAAGGTGCACGCCCTGAAGACGTTGCTGCGAGTATTTTTCAGGCTGTGGTAACACAAACTATTTCTGGTTTGGCATGCGGCCGTCCTATTCGCGGTCATGTGGCTTTCTTGGGCGGCCCGCTGCAGTATCTCTCGGAGTTGCGTCGTCGTTTTTATCTTACGCTTGACCTCGATGAAGAACATCGTATTGTTCCTGAGCACGCCCATCTCTTTGTGGCATCGGGCGCGGCGATGGCACATGAGTCCGAAAAACACATCAGCTTTGAGGAGCTTATTGCAGGTATTGACGAGCTTGGTAGCACGCAAGGTTCAGAGGTTGCGCGTTTGGCTCCACTGTTTGCAACCCCGGCTGACCAGGCGGCGTTTACGGCTCGCCACAATCAAGAAGTTGTTCCACGCGAAGATGTATCTACCTACACCGGGAAGCGCGTTTTTATTGGCTTAGATGCAGGTTCTACCACTATGAAGGCAGCCATGGTAGGAGAGCAAGGCCAACTGTTACATACCTGGTATGGCAGCAATAATGGTGACATTTTAGGAACTGCTAAAGCTATCATGGCAGACTTTTATGCGCATCTTCCGCAAGGTACCTCCATTGGTCATGTGACAACCACTGGCTATGGTGAGGCGTTGCTTATCGAGGCACTCCAAGCCGATTCGGGTGAGATTGAGACTGTTGCTCACCTTCGCGGTGCCAAAGCCTTTTTGCCGGGTGTCCAGTTTATTTTAGATATCGGCGGCCAAGACATGAAATGTCTGCGCGTGCGTGATGGTGTAATTGAGCACATTATGCTTAATGAGGCTTGTTCTAGCGGTTGTGGAAGCTTCATCGAGAGCTTTGCGGTCTCCATGAATATGGACGTGCGTGCCTTTGCCGCAGCAGCGCTGGGTGCCACCGCACCGGTTGACCTTGGCTCGCGTTGCACAGTCTTTATGAATTCACGTGTGAAACAGGCACAAAAAGAAGGTGCCACTGTTGGTGATATTGCTGCTGGTCTGTCCTATTCGGTTATTAAAAACGCATTGTTCAAGGTAATTAAGCTGCGTGACCCCAAAGATATTGGCACACAGGTGATTGTTCAGGGTGGCACCTTTATGTCAGACGCAACATTGCGTGCCTTTGAGCTGTTAACGGGTGTTGATGCGGTGCGCCCTGATATTGCGGGCTGCATGGGAGCCTATGGTGCGGCACTTTTGGCGCGCGACCGTGCAGGTGCCACAGGTGTCTCCCGTATTCTTTCGGCTGAGGACATCTCATATCTTACGGCGCGTCAACGCCATACGCGCTGTGGGCTTTGCGCTAATAACTGCCAGCTCACCATCAACGATTTTGGGCAAGGTCGGCGGTTTATTACGGGCAATCGCTGTGAAAAAGGAGCCGGTATCAAGCGCAAAAAATCGCAGGCTCCCAATTTGTTTGCTCAAAAAAATAAACTCATTTTCGACCGAGCGGTGCTTGACGAGTCAGAGGCAATTCGTGGCACGGTGGGTATTCCTCGTGCGCTTAACTTGTACGAAAACTACCCGTTTTGGCATACCTTTTTTACGCGCCTCGGCTTTCGCGTGGTGTTGTCTGACCCTTCAACTAAGAAGCTTTATGAGTCGGGTATTGAGTCTATGCCAAGCGAATCGGTGTGTTATCCGGCCAAGCTTAGCCATGGCCATATTATGAATCTCATTGCAAAAGACCCTGATTTTATTTGGATGCCTTGCGTGCGCTGGGAGCGCAAAGAAGATGGAACGGCAGGAAATTGCTATAACTGCCCTATTGTTATGAGTTATCCAACTGCACTCGGGCTCAATATTGATGAGATAGCTCAACAAAACATTGAGTTTTTGTACCCCTTTGTGCCATATCACGACAAAGTTGAGCTTAAGCGCCGGCTCTATGAGATTTTGGTGCTTGACCGCTCGGCTGATGCTGAGCAGGGTCGTGGTCGTGTGACGGGACCTGCTCTAACGCGCTCAGAAATTAATGCCGCAGTTAATGCTGCGTTTGAAGAAGATGCAGCGTTTCATAAGCGTATGCAAATCATGGGTGAAGAGACGGTCAAATGGATTGAGGACAACGGTGGACACGGTATTGTGCTCGCTGGTCGTCCGTATCATAACGACCCCGAGATTAACCATTCGCTTCCAGAGCTCATTTCCTCGTTTGGTTTTGCGGTGCTCACCGAAGACTCTATCGCGCACCTCATTAAGCCCGAGCGTCCTATTCGCGTGGTTGACCAGTGGATGTATCATTCACGCCTTTATGCTGCAGCACGTTTTGTCACTATGCGCGACGACCTTGACCTTATTCAGATGAACTCGTTTGGCTGTGGTCTTGATGCACTCACAACCGATCAGGTGCAGGAGATTCTTGAGGCTTCAGGCAAGATTTATACCGTGCTTAAGATAGATGAGGTGTCTAATTTAGGTGCGGCTCGTATTCGTATTCGTTCATTGATGGCGGCGCTCAAAGACCAAGCAGCAGAGCGGCGTGAGGCCGCTGCGCGTGCTGGTCAGCCGTTTGAGCAGTCAAGCGCGGCACCTATCGTTGCCTCAGATGATGCGCCGGCTTTTGCAACGCATCGTTATGCCTTGCGCCCACAGCGTCGTGCGCACACAGCAGCGGTTGAAAAGGTTCCGTTTACACAGGAGATGAAAGATGCGGGCTACACGATTTTGTGTCCGCAGATGGCACCTATTCATTTTGACCTCGTTAAAGAGGTGTTTTGTGCGGCAGGCTATAATTTTGAGCTCTTGCCATCAACTGATCGAGGCGCAGTTGAGGCAGGACTTCGCTACGTTAACAACGACATCTGCTATCCCTCTATTTTGGTTACCGGCCAGATTATGGAAGCCATTGAAAGCGGAAAGTATGACCTGTCAAAAACAGCGGTAGTCATCTCGCAAACCGGAGGTGGATGCCGCGCAACCAACTACATTGCTCTCATTCGTAAGGCGCTTCGCGATGCGGGGCATCCCGAGATTCCGGTCATTTCGCTTGCAGCGGTAAAGCTCGATGAGCATAATCCCGGCTTTAAGCTAACAGTTCCCATGCTCAAGGCTGCGGTGTACTGTATTTTGTTTGGTGACCTTATGATGCAGATGCTGTATCGTTGCCGTCCCTATGAGGCAGTGCCAGGTGCGGTTAACGCATTGTACGAGCGTTTTATGGATAAGGCGCGAATCCAAGCTCCGCACTTCACGCGCCGCAGTTTTACACAGCTTGCCCGTGCTGCTATTCAGGCTTTTGACACGATGGAGCTTATAGATGAAGGTAGCAAGCCGCGCGTAGGTGTTGTGGGTGAGATTCTTGTTAAGTTTCACCCAACGGCAAATAATCACGTTGTTGAGATTATTGAGGCCGAGGGTTGCGAAGCGGTAGTACCGGGACTTCTTGACTTTTTCCTCTATACCATGAGTAACGCTGAGCTTCAAAAAGACGAGCTAGGTAGTACGCGAGCAGAGAGAACTGCTATGAAAAGCGTGCTGAACTTGGTGGATTGGATGCGCCGACCGGTTGAGGGCTTGCTTGAAGAATCGCAACGTTTTGAGCGCCCAGAGTCAATTCAAGCCATGGCAAAGAAAGCTGGACGTGTGCTATCACTTTGTAACAATATGGGTGAAGGTTGGTTGCTTACTGCTGAAATGCTCGACCTTATTGAGCATGGTGCACCCAATATTATATGTACACAACCCTTTGCCTGTCTGCCCAATCATGTAGTTGGCAAGGCTGTCATTAAAGAGTTGCGTCGCCAGCACCCTGAGAGCAATATTGTTGCGGTTGACTATGACCCTGGTGCCTCTGAGGCTAATCAGCTCAATCGAATTAAGCTTATGATTTCGGTGGCTAAAGAAAACTTGCGCGCTGGTCGTGGCTTTACGATGCAAGCTATCAAGCCGCTTAAACGTGATGAAGTGTCGGCGTGTTTTCGTCCGGGGCATCAGGGGGATAGCTATCAGAGGTCAAACGAAGATGCTTGTGGTGGCGGGTGTTCAGGTATAAACGAGGCGGCTATTGCTCAGGTGGCGGCTCGTTTGAGTGCCGGTGTAGGCAAGAAGTAG
- a CDS encoding NifU family protein codes for MAINEVLLKAVLEEIRPNLQADGGDMTYLGVTDDGVVKLELTGNCAGCPMSAVTLGMGIERILKEHVPGVTRVEAVNDDNAISDLYDEYAPF; via the coding sequence GTGGCTATTAACGAAGTCCTTCTCAAGGCAGTTCTTGAAGAAATTCGCCCCAATCTGCAGGCAGATGGCGGTGACATGACCTATCTAGGCGTTACCGACGACGGTGTTGTTAAACTAGAGCTCACCGGTAATTGTGCTGGCTGTCCCATGTCTGCGGTAACCTTGGGTATGGGTATCGAGCGCATTCTTAAAGAGCATGTACCAGGTGTTACGCGCGTGGAAGCAGTGAATGACGACAACGCTATTTCAGATTTGTACGACGAGTATGCACCGTTTTAA
- a CDS encoding diacylglycerol kinase family protein, which produces MSQSHRSPLGRALVIANPAARSGKGAEGAAFAERFLGSFSSASAGFEVRRTQAAGDAEHLARKAHAEGFDTVITLGGDGVIHETVNGLMALPERERPCLAVLPLGTGNDFGRTLGMALNDVEGALAQIIRGQVCTYDIGHVNGVYFMETLSFGLDAAIAHDTTARRAADTSQHGENLYVTSGLKIFARARKGWKASVSLDGESPLELPTLIFAVQLGPTYGGGFPICPDARPDDGVFDICMNVKRPLMPHIMALFAMARSGRHVNSSVIKIAQAKRIAIHFETEPPAQADGEWLEPVHDYSIEIVPRGLRVIAPDSRTSQQA; this is translated from the coding sequence ATGAGTCAATCACATCGCTCGCCTTTAGGCCGGGCGCTCGTTATAGCAAACCCCGCTGCGCGCAGCGGTAAAGGTGCCGAGGGAGCAGCTTTTGCAGAGCGCTTTTTAGGAAGCTTTAGCTCGGCAAGCGCTGGCTTTGAAGTGCGCCGCACACAGGCCGCCGGAGACGCTGAGCACCTTGCGCGTAAAGCTCACGCCGAGGGCTTTGATACCGTTATCACGCTCGGCGGCGATGGCGTGATTCATGAAACAGTGAATGGTTTAATGGCTCTACCCGAACGCGAACGGCCGTGTCTTGCAGTATTGCCCCTTGGAACGGGCAACGATTTTGGGCGGACACTCGGCATGGCGCTTAACGACGTTGAAGGAGCGCTCGCGCAAATCATACGCGGACAGGTGTGCACCTACGATATTGGACACGTCAACGGCGTGTATTTTATGGAAACGCTCTCCTTTGGTCTTGATGCTGCAATTGCGCACGACACCACCGCTCGACGCGCGGCTGATACCTCACAACACGGAGAAAACCTCTACGTAACCTCAGGGCTCAAGATTTTTGCGCGCGCCCGTAAAGGCTGGAAAGCATCTGTCTCGTTGGATGGTGAGAGTCCCCTTGAGCTGCCGACTCTCATCTTTGCGGTGCAACTTGGACCCACCTACGGCGGTGGCTTTCCCATTTGTCCTGATGCTCGCCCTGACGATGGTGTCTTTGACATCTGCATGAACGTTAAGCGACCACTCATGCCTCATATTATGGCTCTGTTTGCAATGGCACGCAGTGGACGGCATGTAAACTCAAGCGTTATTAAAATAGCACAGGCAAAACGCATAGCCATCCACTTTGAAACCGAGCCGCCTGCACAAGCTGATGGCGAATGGCTCGAACCAGTGCATGACTACTCCATTGAGATTGTGCCGCGCGGACTGCGTGTTATTGCACCCGATTCGCGCACGTCTCAGCAAGCTTAG
- a CDS encoding TetR-like C-terminal domain-containing protein: protein MAEPQHKCDRRSQRSQTALFEALSAAFEAGSNLATLTVGDLTESAGLTRRTFYSHYRDIPHFIELVEDALLDEMRVRVEGIAQASLPEVYKHIANLEPAPGTVGLLEFFAQHRHLINGLLGRGGDAAFMQKIIDMVRHTIARRMKTGIHPEALGAFFDYYVSSVVAAETSLVVRWLERGLIESPATMARIMTVIAFVRPGDLYGLPIEINVPEYGLALMNMNRSFESARPAESAGPAESAE from the coding sequence ATGGCTGAGCCGCAACATAAATGTGATCGTCGGTCGCAGCGCTCACAGACGGCGCTTTTTGAGGCGCTGTCTGCTGCGTTTGAAGCCGGTAGCAATCTAGCAACGCTGACTGTTGGAGACCTTACTGAGAGTGCGGGGCTTACGCGTCGTACCTTTTATAGTCACTACCGCGATATTCCCCATTTCATTGAGCTTGTTGAAGATGCCTTGCTAGATGAGATGCGTGTACGTGTTGAAGGTATTGCTCAAGCAAGCTTGCCTGAGGTCTATAAACATATTGCAAATTTAGAACCAGCGCCTGGGACGGTGGGTTTGCTTGAGTTTTTTGCCCAGCATCGGCATCTCATTAACGGTTTGCTTGGACGTGGCGGCGATGCTGCGTTTATGCAAAAGATTATCGATATGGTTCGTCATACCATCGCGCGGCGTATGAAAACAGGAATTCACCCTGAGGCGCTCGGCGCATTCTTTGATTACTATGTCAGTTCAGTGGTTGCAGCTGAGACAAGCCTTGTTGTGCGCTGGCTTGAGCGCGGGCTGATTGAGTCACCTGCCACCATGGCGCGCATTATGACGGTTATCGCGTTTGTGCGTCCTGGAGATTTGTATGGATTGCCCATCGAAATAAATGTGCCGGAATATGGCCTTGCGCTCATGAATATGAATCGTTCTTTTGAATCTGCTAGACCTGCTGAATCTGCTGGACCTGCTGAATCTGCTGAATAG